The following are from one region of the Rhipicephalus microplus isolate Deutch F79 chromosome 1, USDA_Rmic, whole genome shotgun sequence genome:
- the LOC119159438 gene encoding uncharacterized protein LOC119159438 yields the protein MPSREQSRSSAFSCSSPNCTGLLLGLVASVLVIGGIFLAFHNWDYNWLLVSGIGSLLVLIAAAVPFCSRESGRPVHGKRGNGSLHMANSETLPSAPPLSATYSVSQLSLNILPPLYPGCDELPPSQPNRPPNGVPINHIMNINGQSYLLLPIVSPTTQTNTSTSTEAQNPCYSAALSCLQVELPRKQESEQQNEHNTAVDANAVSEMPITNFSTQRDLLCESPPAEDTTSPLPTSPLATSVSSAPAIQVFDAIPLTTPTAECHEPDTPAVTCSSEMTNCNNNRASRTNSVCERTTVELPDDLLSASETDVAISDQLPLIVIDPENSETALENAHDDSAASTNASQAENDTDFLLTVGADASDVDDDDRLVGATPPPSYDEVASERNPNAFESSFGTL from the exons ATGCCTTCACGAGAGCAGTCCCGGAGCAGTGCATTTTCGTGCAGCAGCCCAAACTGCACAGGTCTCTTGCTGGGTTTAGTAGCATCAGTGCTGGTGATCGGAGGCATCTTCTTGGCCTTCCACAACTGGGACTACAACTGGCTTCTTGTGTCTGGCATTGGGTCGCTACTAGTCCTCATTGCGGCTGCGGTGCCCTTCTGCAGTAGGGAGAGCGGGAGACCGGTTCATGGCAAGCGGGGAAACGGTAGTTTGCACATG GCCAACAGCGAAACACTGCCATCAGCTCCTCCGTTGAGTGCCACGTACTCTGTCAGCCAACTGTCACTGAACATCCTACCTCCATTGTATCCTGGATGTGACGAACTACCGCCAAGTCAACCAAACCGCCCACCAAATGGTGTTCCCATTAACCACATTAtgaacatcaatgggcagagcTACCTTCTACTGCCCATTGTCTCACCTACGACACAGACCAACACCAG CACCAGTACCGAGGCACAGAACCCCTGCTATTCAGCTGCCCTGTCCTGCCTTCAGGTTGAGCTGCCAAGGAAACAGGAAAGTGAGCAGCAGAATGAACACAACACTGCAGTTGATGCGAATGCCGTGTCAGAAATGCCCATCACAAACTTTTCAACGCAAAGAGACCTCCTTTGCGAATCTCCACCGGCAGAAGACACAACGTCTCCACTGCCCACATCACCGCTGGCAACGAGCGTGTCCAGTGCGCCCGCCATCCAAGTGTTCGATGCGATTCCACTGACAACGCCAACAGCGGAGTGCCACGAGCCAGACACCCCTGCAGTAACGTGCAGTTCAGAAATGACCAATTGCAACAACAACCGAGCCAGTCGAACAAACTCTGTCTGTGAGAGGACAACAGTCGAGCTGCCAGACGATCTCCTTAGTGCCTCAGAGACTGATGTTGCCATCAGCGACCAATTGCCGCTCATTGTTATCGACCCTGAGAACTCTGAAACAGCTCTCGAGAATGCTCACGATGACTCTGCTGCGAGCACAAACGCGTCACAAGCCGAGAATGACACAGACTTTTTGCTGACGGTGGGGGCAGATGCCAGTGATGTGGACGATGACGACAGGCTTGTTGGCGCTACGCCTCCACCCAGCTACGACGAAGTGGCAAGTGAACGAAACCCAAATGCATTTGAAAGTTCTTTCGGAACATTGTGA